In a single window of the Melioribacteraceae bacterium genome:
- the asnB gene encoding asparagine synthase (glutamine-hydrolyzing) has protein sequence MCGIIGYVSNTKYNDVKLLSTLSHRGPDDEGKYNYFENNKNVFLGHKRLSILDLSASGHQPMLSDDKNVIIVYNGEIYNFLDLRTKYLQEFKFNSNSDTEVIIKLYIKYGETFVHKLNGDFAIAIYDKRDNKLLLYRDRFGVKPLYFFKDTNTFFFASELKSFLAAELNKGITEEQLMNYFVFKYVPQNKTLFEDIYRITPGHYIRYNIYDDKAEHMCYWNPSFNTNKRINFNDAKNEVYSLLKDSVEKRLISDVPVGTFFSGGVDSSAIVYYMKDHEKIIHYSAKKNKNDLIEEGTSSDYFYASKLAKAWNLNLQQIDISTDEANIDLINLTNYYSDDLIADGSQIPSYLITKEAAKTSTVLLSGMGADEFFLGYGNHLLTLISNYFDKSPQFINDIILSTLKNVKQGRGYFKGYKRFLKKIGKYYSFPNYKYGLYSIVGDFENSYNVMNTPNQNAIKVFEEYFDNDNDPFTNMQKFELENFLVKNLHYLDRMCMANSVEGRVPFMDHRLVEFVISLPRNYKLSAMGKQKVVLKSAFEGKIPNDILYRRKAGFGMPLRSIFKKREKIAGLIDFDFLSSFHFFNTAHIKKLIDNHILGLEDNSAILYAIISFQSWYKTHLL, from the coding sequence ATGTGTGGAATAATAGGTTATGTATCTAATACTAAATATAATGATGTAAAGTTATTATCCACATTATCCCACCGTGGTCCGGATGATGAAGGTAAGTACAATTATTTTGAGAATAATAAAAATGTTTTTCTTGGTCATAAACGCTTAAGCATTCTCGACCTTTCAGCTTCAGGTCATCAACCAATGCTTTCAGATGATAAAAATGTTATAATTGTATATAATGGAGAAATATATAATTTTTTGGATCTTAGGACTAAATATCTTCAAGAATTTAAATTTAATTCAAATAGTGACACCGAAGTAATAATAAAATTATATATAAAATATGGAGAAACCTTTGTCCACAAATTAAATGGAGATTTTGCAATTGCAATTTATGACAAGCGTGACAATAAACTTCTTCTTTATAGAGATAGATTTGGAGTAAAACCTCTTTATTTTTTTAAGGACACAAACACTTTCTTTTTTGCTTCAGAGCTTAAATCATTTTTAGCAGCAGAGCTAAATAAAGGGATAACAGAAGAACAATTAATGAATTACTTTGTTTTTAAGTATGTTCCGCAAAATAAAACATTATTTGAAGATATTTATAGAATAACTCCCGGACATTATATTAGATATAATATTTATGATGATAAAGCTGAACATATGTGTTACTGGAACCCATCTTTTAACACCAATAAAAGAATTAATTTTAACGATGCTAAAAACGAAGTATATAGTCTATTAAAAGACTCAGTAGAAAAAAGGTTAATTTCGGATGTCCCTGTTGGTACTTTTTTTTCAGGTGGTGTTGATTCATCTGCAATTGTATATTATATGAAAGATCATGAGAAAATTATTCATTATTCTGCAAAAAAAAATAAAAACGATCTCATAGAAGAGGGAACAAGCTCGGATTATTTTTACGCTTCAAAATTGGCAAAAGCTTGGAATCTCAACCTTCAACAAATAGATATAAGTACCGATGAAGCAAACATAGATTTGATTAACCTTACAAATTACTATTCTGATGATCTTATTGCAGATGGCTCACAAATTCCATCTTATCTGATTACCAAAGAGGCAGCCAAAACTTCAACAGTATTATTATCAGGAATGGGAGCTGATGAGTTTTTTCTTGGATATGGGAACCACCTACTTACTTTGATATCAAATTATTTTGATAAGTCGCCACAATTCATAAATGATATTATCCTAAGTACTCTAAAAAATGTAAAACAAGGTCGAGGATATTTTAAGGGCTATAAAAGATTTTTAAAGAAAATAGGAAAGTATTATAGCTTCCCAAATTATAAATATGGGTTATATTCAATAGTGGGTGATTTTGAAAATTCATATAATGTAATGAATACCCCAAATCAAAATGCTATAAAAGTTTTTGAAGAATATTTTGATAACGATAATGATCCCTTTACAAATATGCAAAAATTCGAGCTCGAGAATTTTCTTGTAAAAAATTTACATTACCTAGATCGAATGTGTATGGCAAATAGTGTTGAGGGTAGAGTTCCATTTATGGATCATAGATTAGTAGAGTTTGTAATAAGCTTACCGCGTAATTATAAATTAAGTGCTATGGGTAAGCAGAAAGTAGTATTAAAATCGGCATTTGAAGGAAAAATACCAAATGATATTCTATATAGACGGAAGGCCGGTTTTGGTATGCCTTTAAGGAGTATATTTAAGAAGAGAGAGAAAATTGCTGGGTTGATTGATTTTGATTTCCTCTCATCATTTCATTTCTTTAACACAGCACATATTAAAAAGCTTATTGATAATCACATATTAGGCTTAGAAGATAACTCGGCAATACTTTATGCAATAATTTCATTCCAATCCTGGTATAAAACTCACCTCTTATGA
- a CDS encoding glycosyltransferase family 4 protein: MVELKRIVLDYFKFIKIILVNDISLVQTTTAFYPYSVVRDGLFIIIAKLWRRKVIVFFRGWDDNFVNNLSGLYLKMFQTIFFRADAIIDLVERNISYFKKNGYNNKLFLETTLVDFELVSNFDIVKQINSRIINKYKTILFVSRIEKTKGVFKILEIYTLLKKENPEFKLIFAGDGAELDNLKNLVREQKIKDVEIKGFVERDEKKQLFEEASIFLFLSDFEGMPNAVLEAMAFGLPVITTNVGGIASVFKDKLNGVLIENYNPIYISSEIKRIISDVDLYNSISQNNYLYAKNKFWSNIVAQRVQHIFNQVIKEY, encoded by the coding sequence TTGGTTGAATTGAAAAGAATTGTATTGGATTATTTCAAGTTCATAAAAATAATTCTTGTTAACGATATATCATTAGTCCAAACTACCACTGCCTTTTATCCTTATTCAGTAGTTAGAGATGGTTTATTTATAATAATAGCAAAATTATGGCGTAGAAAAGTTATAGTATTTTTTCGAGGGTGGGATGATAATTTTGTAAATAATCTATCCGGTCTATATTTGAAAATGTTTCAAACTATCTTCTTTAGGGCGGATGCTATAATAGATCTTGTTGAAAGAAATATTAGCTATTTTAAAAAAAATGGATATAATAATAAATTGTTTTTAGAGACTACCTTGGTGGATTTTGAACTGGTTAGCAATTTTGATATAGTTAAACAAATTAACTCTAGAATTATTAATAAATATAAAACTATTCTATTTGTTTCAAGAATTGAAAAAACTAAAGGAGTATTTAAAATTTTAGAAATATATACTTTATTAAAAAAAGAAAATCCAGAATTCAAACTTATTTTTGCTGGTGATGGTGCAGAATTAGACAATTTGAAAAATCTTGTGCGGGAGCAAAAAATTAAAGATGTAGAAATAAAAGGATTTGTTGAAAGGGATGAAAAAAAACAGCTTTTCGAAGAGGCTTCCATATTTTTGTTTTTGTCCGATTTTGAAGGTATGCCAAATGCGGTTCTTGAAGCAATGGCATTTGGCCTTCCGGTTATAACAACTAATGTTGGTGGTATAGCCTCTGTGTTTAAAGATAAATTAAACGGTGTCTTAATAGAAAATTATAACCCAATTTATATTAGTAGCGAAATAAAAAGAATAATAAGTGATGTAGATTTGTATAATTCAATAAGTCAAAATAATTATTTGTACGCAAAGAATAAATTTTGGTCAAATATAGTTGCTCAAAGAGTGCAACATATCTTCAATCAAGTTATTAAAGAATATTAA
- the asnB gene encoding asparagine synthase (glutamine-hydrolyzing) encodes MCGITGIFHFDNSRHVNKSLLKRMTNIVHHRGPDGEGFYINGNIGFGHRRLSIIDLSTGDQPMFNVDKTISLVLNGEIYNYVELKEELKSLGHSFRTLSDTEVIIKAYEQWGTDCQNKFNGMWAFALWDECKQQLFISRDRIGEKPLHYALWDNTVLFASEMKSIFEYGLPKEPLFEFLEIYSVLKNIPAPYTFFKNIKKLLPGHYLVVNNSGINEYKYWDLPEIDENNMYCNKKRIYSEFSSLFHDAVKIRMRSDVPFGAFLSGGLDSSSIVALMSEYSSFPVKTFTIGYEENEYDESRLARLVANKFSTDHFVEKIDHTSFYDSLKKVAFHYDEPFGDSSAIPTGCVSKFAAEHVKMVLTGDGGDEVLSGYSSYQGIKFAQIYKALPNIFQELIPFNISIIKRITSGSIRYKLNRYQHLLKTSSQKFNTRVLDKRAKPDLDSVRLLMNNEIKTWSVIEYLNEFMKKCKYKDDFYKLMYLNFKHDLPNDYLVKVDRMSMAYSLETRLPFLDYKLIEFMVKVDKSIKMQGWERKSILKNTIAKKLPRELFNAPKKGFRVPVREWFKTDELKDHLNQMGCINYLFNKVEFDKIVNDNRNGLHDHGNLLWSLIVLNELISC; translated from the coding sequence ATGTGCGGTATAACAGGAATTTTCCATTTTGACAATTCTCGACATGTTAATAAATCTCTTTTAAAAAGAATGACCAATATTGTCCATCACCGCGGACCTGATGGAGAAGGCTTTTATATCAACGGTAATATTGGGTTTGGACATAGAAGGCTTTCAATTATTGATTTATCAACAGGCGATCAACCAATGTTTAATGTTGATAAGACAATTTCGTTAGTGTTAAATGGTGAAATATATAATTATGTTGAACTAAAGGAAGAGCTAAAATCATTAGGTCATAGTTTTAGAACTTTATCTGATACTGAAGTAATTATTAAAGCCTATGAGCAATGGGGAACCGATTGTCAAAATAAATTTAATGGAATGTGGGCTTTTGCATTATGGGACGAATGTAAACAGCAATTATTCATTTCTCGTGATCGCATTGGAGAAAAGCCTTTACATTACGCTTTATGGGATAACACAGTTTTGTTTGCCTCTGAAATGAAATCCATTTTTGAGTATGGATTGCCAAAAGAACCTTTATTTGAGTTTCTGGAAATATATTCCGTATTAAAAAATATTCCAGCTCCCTATACTTTTTTTAAGAATATTAAGAAGTTATTGCCCGGGCATTATTTAGTGGTAAATAATTCCGGTATAAATGAATATAAATACTGGGATTTACCTGAAATTGATGAAAATAATATGTACTGTAATAAAAAGAGAATTTATAGTGAGTTTTCATCCCTTTTTCATGACGCTGTAAAAATCAGGATGCGCAGCGATGTACCATTCGGTGCTTTTTTAAGCGGTGGTCTTGATTCTTCCTCGATAGTGGCTTTGATGTCTGAATATTCTAGCTTTCCTGTTAAGACCTTTACAATAGGCTACGAAGAAAATGAATATGATGAAAGTAGATTAGCTAGACTAGTTGCAAATAAATTTAGCACTGATCATTTTGTTGAAAAAATAGACCATACAAGTTTTTACGATTCTTTAAAAAAAGTTGCTTTTCACTATGATGAACCATTTGGTGATTCATCGGCGATACCTACAGGTTGTGTATCCAAATTTGCTGCTGAACATGTTAAAATGGTATTAACTGGTGATGGCGGCGATGAAGTACTTTCAGGTTATTCATCATATCAAGGGATCAAATTTGCACAAATTTATAAGGCACTGCCAAATATTTTTCAAGAATTAATTCCATTTAACATAAGTATTATTAAAAGAATAACCAGTGGAAGTATAAGATATAAACTAAATAGATATCAGCATTTATTAAAAACCAGCTCACAAAAATTTAATACTAGAGTGCTCGACAAGCGTGCTAAACCTGATTTAGATTCGGTAAGACTTCTAATGAATAATGAAATTAAGACATGGTCAGTAATCGAATATTTAAATGAATTTATGAAGAAATGTAAGTACAAAGATGATTTTTATAAACTAATGTATTTAAATTTTAAACACGATCTCCCGAATGATTATCTTGTTAAAGTTGACCGTATGAGCATGGCATATTCTTTAGAAACAAGACTTCCTTTTTTAGATTATAAGCTGATTGAATTTATGGTTAAAGTAGATAAATCTATTAAAATGCAAGGCTGGGAAAGAAAAAGTATTTTGAAAAATACTATTGCTAAAAAATTGCCAAGGGAATTATTTAATGCACCCAAAAAAGGGTTTAGGGTTCCTGTCAGAGAATGGTTCAAAACCGATGAATTAAAAGATCACTTAAATCAGATGGGTTGTATTAATTATCTATTTAATAAAGTTGAATTTGATAAAATAGTGAATGATAATAGAAATGGCTTACATGATCATGGCAATTTATTATGGAGTTTAATAGTTCTCAATGAATTAATATCATGTTGA
- a CDS encoding acyltransferase has protein sequence MLNIQPTYLSYFVRTLPNFLWPLKWYIIKKSLCKVGSNFKFGYNSEFFDHRLIEIGDNVFMGLNTVINTNVKVNIGNNVMFGRSVTIMGGDHNISEVGIQMRFVKSGGKNIPITIEDDVWIGSNVTILKGVKLGEGCVVGAGSVIAKSLPPYSICVGNPCKPIKLRFNHESLKLHINAVKSKYTFEEIISIQNKWAR, from the coding sequence ATGTTAAATATTCAACCAACTTATCTTAGTTATTTCGTAAGAACTTTGCCAAATTTTCTGTGGCCATTAAAATGGTATATTATTAAAAAATCATTATGCAAAGTAGGTAGTAATTTTAAGTTTGGATACAATTCTGAATTTTTTGATCATAGATTGATTGAAATAGGTGATAATGTGTTCATGGGGTTAAATACTGTGATTAATACAAACGTTAAAGTAAATATTGGTAATAATGTTATGTTTGGCCGGTCAGTTACCATAATGGGAGGGGATCATAATATATCAGAAGTAGGTATCCAAATGCGTTTCGTTAAAAGTGGCGGTAAAAATATTCCTATAACCATTGAAGACGACGTTTGGATTGGATCCAACGTTACTATTTTAAAAGGTGTTAAACTAGGAGAGGGTTGCGTTGTTGGTGCAGGTTCTGTTATTGCAAAATCTTTACCTCCTTATTCAATTTGTGTTGGCAACCCTTGCAAACCTATAAAACTTAGATTTAATCACGAAAGTCTTAAATTACATATCAATGCGGTTAAATCGAAATATACTTTTGAAGAAATAATTTCGATACAGAATAAATGGGCAAGATAA
- a CDS encoding glycosyltransferase: protein MNILFISSQPYPYGMAASKRIRLFAEYLAVNNNVNVIIAGKNNDRNKENGIKNRVKWEFIKFNRLQIIFGWLKKKKILKGNFNRNSQNILILYDGIGLTNVLFAIIGRNLGYSIFVDIVENYLVHEENTSIRLSFLHKINVIFDKNIKYFVTGLIVISKRIYEKYTNLGLKESQLELIPISAENLLFEFNKNNNSEKIKFVYSGTYGIKDGVNILVEAFNKVSKIYFNTELILAGQINFSTKNIIQGNPKIKYIGMVPDEHYYQFLKNADVLLMTRINSTYANAGFPFKLGEYLGTGNPVIATDVSDVKFYLENLRDVILANPSDELSLINSMRFVIENKEEAARIGENGYKKCMTYFHPATNGEKIELFLKSF from the coding sequence ATGAATATTCTTTTTATCTCATCTCAACCATACCCCTATGGTATGGCAGCTTCCAAGCGTATTAGATTATTTGCCGAGTATTTGGCAGTAAATAATAATGTTAATGTAATTATTGCCGGTAAAAACAATGATCGAAATAAAGAGAATGGTATTAAAAATAGAGTAAAATGGGAATTTATTAAATTTAATCGCCTCCAAATAATATTTGGTTGGCTAAAAAAAAAAAAGATACTTAAGGGAAATTTTAATAGAAATTCTCAAAATATTCTTATTCTTTATGATGGTATCGGATTAACTAATGTACTATTCGCAATTATTGGTAGAAATTTAGGTTATTCAATTTTTGTAGACATTGTAGAAAACTATTTGGTCCATGAGGAAAATACAAGTATTCGATTATCTTTTTTGCATAAAATTAATGTAATTTTTGATAAGAACATAAAATATTTTGTGACTGGTTTAATAGTTATTTCAAAAAGAATTTATGAAAAATATACAAATTTAGGTTTAAAGGAAAGTCAGCTTGAATTAATTCCGATTAGTGCGGAAAATCTTTTGTTTGAATTTAATAAAAATAATAATTCAGAGAAGATAAAATTTGTTTATAGTGGCACTTATGGCATTAAAGATGGTGTTAATATTTTGGTAGAAGCATTTAATAAAGTTTCAAAAATTTATTTTAATACTGAGCTAATTCTTGCAGGACAAATTAATTTTTCTACAAAAAATATTATTCAAGGAAATCCTAAAATTAAATATATAGGTATGGTTCCTGATGAACATTATTACCAATTCTTAAAGAATGCTGATGTTTTATTGATGACAAGAATTAATTCTACCTATGCTAATGCAGGATTTCCATTTAAACTTGGGGAATATTTAGGAACTGGAAATCCAGTTATTGCAACAGATGTTAGTGATGTTAAATTTTATCTCGAAAATTTACGAGATGTTATTTTGGCAAATCCTTCAGATGAATTGTCATTAATAAATTCAATGAGATTTGTAATCGAAAATAAAGAAGAGGCTGCACGAATTGGTGAAAACGGATATAAAAAATGTATGACTTATTTCCATCCTGCAACTAACGGCGAAAAAATAGAATTATTCTTAAAAAGTTTTTAA
- a CDS encoding acyltransferase, whose protein sequence is MLLIKIYRLLISNISIKFSSLITELILFINGCPLPSKITVDGIVFIKIANKGSIKIGNGFILNSRKSSNLVGINNRASFQTIDKGRIEIGDNCGFTSTVLSSRSLIRIGSNVKIGGNVRIFDHDYHSLNHLNRRDTFLDRRDVKTSPVIIEDDVFIGTNSIILKGVSIGARSIIGAGSVVSLKNIPPDSTVVGNPAKIVKTANLK, encoded by the coding sequence AAATTCTCTTCCTTAATAACTGAATTAATCTTATTCATAAATGGGTGCCCATTACCTTCAAAAATTACCGTTGATGGCATAGTATTTATTAAAATTGCTAATAAGGGTTCAATTAAAATTGGTAATGGTTTTATTCTTAATTCTCGAAAATCATCAAATCTTGTTGGAATTAATAATAGGGCTAGTTTCCAAACAATTGATAAGGGTAGAATAGAAATCGGTGATAATTGTGGGTTTACATCAACTGTATTATCTTCTCGATCTTTAATAAGAATTGGAAGCAATGTTAAGATTGGTGGAAATGTTAGGATATTTGATCATGATTATCATTCATTGAATCATCTAAACCGACGCGATACTTTTCTTGATCGAAGGGATGTTAAAACATCACCAGTAATAATCGAAGATGATGTTTTCATTGGAACAAATTCGATAATTCTTAAAGGCGTTTCTATTGGAGCACGTTCTATAATAGGCGCAGGATCAGTTGTTTCTTTAAAAAATATACCTCCTGATTCTACTGTTGTAGGTAACCCGGCAAAAATTGTTAAAACTGCAAATCTTAAATGA